The proteins below are encoded in one region of Micromonospora pisi:
- a CDS encoding alpha/beta hydrolase, which translates to MAQAVSTVVLEPAARELARMTSQPPFMYQIPPHEGRAKLTDLQSTNIAKPAVESENLMVPGGPSGQVPVRIVRPARSGGPDGKGGLGDRVRGLAQDMMRPRSSQQGMPVVLYIHGGGWVFGDSFTHDRLIREIATQANVAVVFPEYSRSPEARFPVALEECYAVAQWITEQGPEFDLDPARIAIAADSVGGNIAAVVTLLAKQRGGPQFRHQVLWYPVTDANFDTDSYRQFASGFYLSRDEMMWFWDQYLPDHSKRNDPMAAPLRASVDQLHGLPPALIVTEEADPLRDEGEAYAAKLRQAGVPVAQVRYQGMIHDFVMLDTLARTSAARAATAQGAQTLRTALHDGP; encoded by the coding sequence ATGGCTCAGGCAGTGAGTACGGTCGTACTGGAGCCCGCCGCGCGGGAGCTGGCCAGGATGACGTCCCAGCCACCGTTCATGTACCAGATTCCGCCGCACGAGGGCCGGGCCAAGCTCACCGACCTGCAGTCGACCAACATCGCCAAGCCCGCGGTGGAGTCGGAGAACCTGATGGTTCCCGGCGGCCCCTCCGGCCAGGTCCCGGTACGGATCGTGCGCCCGGCCCGCAGCGGCGGACCGGATGGAAAGGGAGGGCTCGGCGACCGTGTACGGGGCCTCGCCCAGGACATGATGCGGCCCCGGAGCAGCCAGCAGGGCATGCCGGTGGTGCTCTACATCCACGGCGGCGGCTGGGTCTTCGGTGACTCGTTCACCCACGACCGTCTGATCCGCGAGATCGCCACCCAGGCGAACGTGGCGGTGGTCTTCCCCGAATACAGCCGCTCCCCCGAGGCCAGGTTCCCGGTCGCGTTGGAGGAGTGTTACGCGGTCGCGCAGTGGATCACCGAGCAGGGGCCGGAGTTCGACCTCGACCCGGCCCGGATCGCGATCGCCGCCGACTCCGTCGGCGGCAACATCGCCGCGGTGGTCACGCTGCTGGCGAAACAGCGCGGCGGGCCGCAGTTCCGCCACCAGGTGCTCTGGTACCCGGTGACCGACGCGAACTTCGACACCGACAGCTACCGGCAGTTCGCCAGCGGCTTCTACCTGAGCCGGGACGAGATGATGTGGTTCTGGGACCAGTACCTGCCGGACCACAGCAAGCGGAACGACCCGATGGCCGCACCGCTGCGGGCCAGCGTCGACCAACTCCACGGGCTGCCACCCGCGCTGATCGTCACCGAGGAGGCCGACCCGCTACGTGACGAGGGCGAGGCGTACGCGGCCAAGCTGCGCCAGGCCGGCGTACCGGTCGCCCAGGTCCGCTACCAGGGCATGATCCACGACTTCGTCATGCTCGACACGCTGGCCAGGACCAGCGCCGCCCGTGCCGCCACCGCCCAGGGCGCGCAGACACTGCGTACCGCCCTGCACGACGGCCCGTAA
- a CDS encoding HAD family hydrolase produces the protein MRAVGRSAAFFDLDKTVIAKSSALAFGKPFYRDGLISRRDVVKSAYAQLMFRLGGMNDQTMARTRDYLAALCKGWPVEQVRQIVAETLHELINPYVYAEAAALIEEHQAAGRDVVLVSASGEEMVRPIGELLGVTDVIATRMSVQDGRYSGEVEFYAAGPAKVDGVRELAQARGYDLAESYAYSDSISDRPLLECVGHPTAVNPDRALRKLATENGWPVLEFRHPIPLGRRLRERPAVPVAAAALGVGVGVAIGIAWYGRHRRTRTPSAQKST, from the coding sequence TTGCGCGCCGTGGGCCGAAGTGCCGCTTTTTTCGATCTGGACAAGACCGTCATCGCGAAATCGAGCGCCCTGGCGTTCGGTAAGCCGTTCTACCGGGACGGCCTGATCTCGCGCAGAGACGTGGTCAAGTCCGCGTACGCGCAGCTGATGTTCCGGCTGGGTGGGATGAACGACCAGACGATGGCGCGTACCCGGGACTACCTGGCCGCTCTCTGCAAGGGCTGGCCGGTGGAACAGGTCCGCCAGATCGTCGCCGAGACACTGCACGAACTGATCAACCCCTACGTGTACGCCGAAGCCGCCGCCCTGATCGAGGAGCACCAGGCGGCCGGCCGGGACGTGGTGCTGGTCAGCGCCTCGGGCGAGGAGATGGTCCGACCGATCGGCGAACTGCTCGGCGTGACCGACGTGATCGCCACCCGGATGAGCGTCCAGGACGGGCGCTACAGCGGCGAGGTGGAGTTCTACGCGGCCGGCCCAGCGAAGGTCGACGGCGTACGGGAGCTGGCGCAGGCGCGCGGTTACGACCTCGCCGAGTCGTACGCGTACTCCGACTCGATCAGCGACCGCCCGCTGCTCGAGTGCGTGGGGCACCCCACCGCCGTCAACCCGGACCGGGCGCTGCGCAAACTCGCCACCGAGAACGGCTGGCCGGTGCTGGAGTTCCGGCACCCGATCCCGCTCGGCCGGCGCCTACGGGAGCGTCCGGCGGTGCCGGTGGCCGCCGCCGCGCTCGGCGTCGGGGTCGGGGTCGCCATCGGCATCGCCTGGTACGGTCGCCACCGCCGGACCCGTACCCCCTCCGCGCAGAAGAGCACCTGA
- a CDS encoding TadA family conjugal transfer-associated ATPase, with amino-acid sequence MTGRANGADLAGQVRRRFATDGTAITPAAVVAAVRDEPGAAVLGDTTVLRMAGQVHDDLVGAGPLAPLLADTDVTDVLVNGVRVWVDRGHGLQRSTLTLGSPDDVRRLAQRLAAGCGRRLDEGSPYVDGRLPDGTRLHAVLPPVATDGPYLSLRTFRQRPFTLDELVQHGTVPRPAAPLLAAVVAARLAYLVVGGTGSGKTTLLNTLLGLVPPTERIVLVEDAAELRPVHPHVVGLQARTANVEGTGSVGLSDLVRQALRMRPDRIVVGECRGAEVVDLLAALNTGHDGGAGTLHANAPADVPARLEALGLLGGLPRAALHAQVIAALQVLLQVRRTGTGRVLEAVCLLLPSGPDRLVTVVPAWRRTGGPGPAAAALARLLTDRGVPVPAVLSGPAPLPTGGRPS; translated from the coding sequence ATGACCGGCCGGGCGAACGGCGCCGACCTGGCCGGGCAGGTCCGCCGCCGGTTCGCCACCGACGGTACGGCGATCACCCCGGCCGCGGTGGTGGCAGCCGTACGCGACGAGCCGGGAGCGGCCGTCCTCGGCGACACGACCGTGCTCCGAATGGCCGGTCAGGTGCACGACGACCTTGTCGGTGCCGGCCCGCTCGCCCCGCTGCTAGCCGACACCGACGTCACCGACGTGCTGGTCAACGGGGTGCGGGTCTGGGTCGACCGGGGGCACGGCCTGCAACGGTCCACGCTCACCCTCGGCAGTCCCGACGACGTACGCCGACTCGCCCAGCGACTCGCCGCCGGTTGTGGTCGACGGCTCGACGAAGGCTCCCCGTACGTCGACGGGCGGCTGCCGGACGGCACCCGGCTGCACGCCGTACTGCCACCGGTGGCGACCGACGGGCCGTACCTGTCGCTGCGTACCTTCCGGCAACGGCCGTTCACCCTGGACGAACTGGTCCAGCACGGCACCGTGCCCCGGCCGGCCGCACCGCTGCTCGCCGCCGTGGTCGCCGCACGCCTGGCGTACCTGGTGGTGGGCGGCACCGGTTCCGGCAAGACAACGCTGCTCAACACACTGCTCGGCCTGGTGCCGCCGACCGAACGGATAGTGCTGGTCGAGGACGCCGCCGAACTGCGCCCGGTGCACCCGCACGTGGTCGGTCTCCAGGCGCGTACGGCGAACGTGGAGGGAACCGGGTCGGTCGGCCTCAGTGACCTGGTCCGCCAGGCACTGCGGATGCGACCGGACCGGATCGTGGTCGGCGAATGCCGGGGCGCCGAAGTGGTCGACCTGCTCGCCGCCCTGAACACCGGGCACGACGGCGGGGCCGGCACCCTGCACGCGAACGCCCCGGCCGACGTACCGGCCCGGTTGGAGGCGCTCGGCCTGCTCGGCGGTCTGCCCCGGGCAGCCCTGCACGCGCAGGTCATCGCCGCACTCCAGGTCCTGCTCCAGGTGCGCCGAACCGGGACGGGACGGGTGCTGGAAGCGGTCTGCCTGCTACTGCCGAGCGGCCCGGATCGGCTGGTCACCGTCGTACCGGCCTGGCGTCGTACGGGCGGTCCGGGACCGGCGGCGGCTGCCCTGGCCCGGCTGCTCACCGACCGGGGAGTCCCGGTGCCGGCGGTGCTCAGCGGGCCGGCGCCGCTGCCCACGGGGGGCAGGCCGTCGTGA
- a CDS encoding oxidoreductase produces MTTDPLAPLLALAEVGPAVDRARERVDQALRHRALRRHGGQVAAEISLRSAVASAALEGYEYEREAVRAGTVTDPVLQGALRVAGALPGLADLWTRAPRQVLAKVHVLAARGALPEQELGRPVADPATGARLDALAGLLTGGTKVSPLVLAAVVHGELLALRPFAGPSGVVARAAARLTLISTGFDPRGLVAVDVGHEERSPEYVGAAGAFATGTPDGVRSWLRHYATAVEVGAEQVTLVGDEVLAAA; encoded by the coding sequence GTGACCACTGACCCGCTCGCCCCGCTGCTCGCCCTCGCCGAGGTCGGACCCGCCGTCGACCGGGCCCGCGAGCGGGTCGACCAGGCGCTGCGGCACCGCGCGTTGCGCCGGCACGGCGGCCAGGTCGCGGCCGAGATCAGCCTCCGGTCCGCGGTGGCCAGCGCCGCCCTGGAGGGGTACGAATACGAGCGCGAAGCGGTCCGGGCCGGCACCGTCACCGACCCGGTGCTACAGGGCGCGCTCCGGGTCGCCGGGGCGCTGCCGGGACTTGCCGACCTCTGGACCCGGGCACCCCGGCAGGTCCTCGCGAAGGTGCACGTACTCGCCGCCCGGGGGGCGCTGCCCGAGCAGGAACTCGGCCGGCCGGTGGCCGACCCGGCGACCGGTGCCCGGCTCGACGCACTGGCCGGGCTGCTGACCGGCGGGACGAAGGTCTCGCCACTGGTGCTCGCCGCCGTGGTGCACGGCGAACTGCTCGCCCTGCGGCCGTTCGCCGGCCCGTCCGGGGTGGTGGCCCGGGCCGCCGCCCGGCTCACCCTGATCTCCACCGGGTTCGACCCGCGTGGCCTGGTCGCGGTTGACGTCGGCCACGAGGAGCGGTCCCCGGAGTACGTGGGTGCCGCCGGCGCCTTCGCCACCGGCACCCCGGACGGGGTCCGTTCCTGGTTGCGCCACTACGCGACCGCGGTGGAGGTCGGTGCCGAGCAGGTCACCCTGGTCGGCGACGAGGTGCTCGCCGCAGCCTGA
- the ssd gene encoding septum site-determining protein Ssd, with amino-acid sequence MTSDGDLLDDLLRLAAAGGTEVEVVADPAAARSRWGAAPLILVGTDQAQSCLRARLPRRPRVVLVGRSGPGDPGWDIAELIGAEHVAMLPAAEPWLVDRFADGVAGASGTGLGRVVAVVGGRGGAGASVLAGGLAVTAVRGGLRTLLVDADPLGGGLDLVLGWEQLEGLRWPALTEADGRVDAPALVRALPSRGDLVMLSWDRGDLFSLPAEAMAATMDAARRGRDLVVVDLPRQLDDPAVIALQAADQVYVVVPAELRAVAAAARVVAAVDPHCADLAVIVRGPAPGRLKAREIAGALHLPLAGTLRPEPGLSRGLERGEAPAATGRGPLATLCQRLLAEFDGGSTRGAA; translated from the coding sequence CTGACCTCCGACGGCGACCTCCTCGACGACCTGCTTCGGCTCGCCGCGGCCGGTGGCACCGAGGTCGAGGTGGTCGCCGACCCCGCCGCCGCCCGCTCCCGGTGGGGCGCCGCGCCCCTGATCCTGGTCGGCACCGACCAGGCCCAGTCCTGCCTGCGGGCGCGGCTGCCGCGCCGCCCCCGGGTGGTACTGGTCGGCCGGTCCGGGCCCGGTGACCCCGGCTGGGACATCGCCGAGCTGATCGGCGCCGAGCACGTCGCGATGCTGCCGGCCGCCGAACCGTGGCTGGTGGACCGCTTCGCCGACGGCGTGGCCGGAGCATCCGGCACCGGCCTCGGGCGGGTGGTGGCCGTGGTCGGCGGCCGGGGCGGCGCCGGTGCGAGCGTGCTGGCCGGCGGACTCGCCGTCACCGCCGTACGCGGCGGGCTGCGGACCCTGCTGGTCGACGCCGATCCGCTCGGCGGCGGACTGGACCTGGTCCTCGGTTGGGAACAGCTCGAAGGGCTGCGCTGGCCCGCACTCACCGAGGCCGACGGCCGGGTCGACGCACCCGCCCTGGTCCGGGCCCTACCCAGCCGAGGCGACCTGGTCATGCTCTCCTGGGACCGGGGCGACCTGTTCAGCCTGCCGGCCGAGGCGATGGCGGCCACCATGGACGCCGCCCGACGCGGCCGTGACCTGGTCGTCGTCGACCTGCCCCGACAACTCGACGACCCGGCCGTGATCGCGCTACAGGCCGCCGACCAGGTGTATGTCGTGGTCCCCGCCGAACTGCGCGCGGTCGCCGCGGCGGCGCGGGTGGTCGCCGCCGTCGACCCGCACTGCGCCGACCTCGCGGTGATTGTGCGCGGGCCGGCACCCGGCCGGCTGAAGGCACGGGAGATCGCCGGGGCGCTGCACCTGCCGCTGGCCGGAACGTTGCGGCCGGAGCCGGGGCTCAGCCGAGGGCTGGAGCGGGGCGAAGCCCCGGCGGCAACCGGACGCGGCCCGCTCGCCACCCTCTGCCAACGCCTCCTCGCCGAGTTCGACGGCGGGTCGACGCGGGGCGCGGCATGA